The Thermodesulfovibrionales bacterium DNA window ACCATTTTCGGAGACGTCCTCAAGGTGAATTACATAGTAGACCCCAGCGTCAAAGGGAGAGTGACATTCAGGTCCGTGGCGCCGGTCGCGAAGGAGGACGTGCTTCCCCTGATGGAGGTCATCCTGAGGCTCAACGGTATCGGCATTGTGGAAGAGGGAGGGCTTTACAGGATCGTGCCGATCGCGGATATATCAAAGGAGCCGGCGCCTGTCGGGGTGGGGCGGGACTCGGAATACGTCAAGATAAGCGGGAAGGCGTTAGTCCAGGTAGTCCCGATCAAGTATACCCAATCCTCGGAAATGGTGAGGGTGCTCACCCCCTTCCTTTCAAAGAACGCCGTCATCATTGATGTGCCGAAGGGCAACTATATCATCATCTCCGATACGGACGCCAATGTGAGGCGTCTGCTCCAGCTCGTCGAGATTTTCGACAGCGAGGAGCTGAAACAGGTGACTCCGAAGGTCTTCGTATATCCCGTCCAGAACGGAAAGTCGAAGGACGTTGCCGCCCTGCTCCAACAGATATTCCTCGGCGCTAAGGCGCCGGCAGGCGCGACGACGCCGCCGAGAGCGACGACACCCGGCCAACCGGCGCAGCCTGGCCAACCTGCGGCGGTTCCGCAACCGGCTCAACCAGTCCAGCAGGCCCAGATCTCGATGGGGGCGCCCGGCGGGGCGGGGGGACTTGTGTCCGAGGTGACGAAGATTATCTCGGACGAGATCACGAATTCGCTGATCATCATGGCGACCCCGGAAGATTATGCGCTCATAGCCGAGACGATAAAGAAGATCGATATCGTTCCGAGGCAGGTCGTGATCGAAGCGACTCTCGTGAGGGTGGAACTGCATGACAACACGAGTTTCGGTTTTTCCTATTCTCTCATCACCAACCTGGGCATACAAGATCTGAAGCCTATCACGACTACGCCGATGCCGCTTTCCGGGAGCATAGGGCTCAATGCCCCGGGTGCGAGTGACACCTCACTCTCCACTCAGGGGTTTACCCTGGTTGCCACCGATCCTTCAGGCATCGTGAGGGCCAAAATTACCGCTGCCCTGATCGATTCTAAAGCAAAGATTCTCGCGGCGCCGCACATTCTGGTATCCGACAACCGTGAGGCGAGGATTCAGGTCGGATCACAGGTGCCCCTCGCGACCTCTACGACTGCGCAGCCGATATCAACGACAGGGGCCGCGGTATCGACCATAGCGACATCGACGATTCAGTACAAGGACATCGGAATTATTCTCAAGGTG harbors:
- a CDS encoding secretin N-terminal domain-containing protein; this translates as MEPQPQVPPQPQPQPQAQPQPQPQPQPQVQPQPQPQPQPQGRPSAGRQPGAKRGEVSFNFDDADVYSVVQTIFGDVLKVNYIVDPSVKGRVTFRSVAPVAKEDVLPLMEVILRLNGIGIVEEGGLYRIVPIADISKEPAPVGVGRDSEYVKISGKALVQVVPIKYTQSSEMVRVLTPFLSKNAVIIDVPKGNYIIISDTDANVRRLLQLVEIFDSEELKQVTPKVFVYPVQNGKSKDVAALLQQIFLGAKAPAGATTPPRATTPGQPAQPGQPAAVPQPAQPVQQAQISMGAPGGAGGLVSEVTKIISDEITNSLIIMATPEDYALIAETIKKIDIVPRQVVIEATLVRVELHDNTSFGFSYSLITNLGIQDLKPITTTPMPLSGSIGLNAPGASDTSLSTQGFTLVATDPSGIVRAKITAALIDSKAKILAAPHILVSDNREARIQVGSQVPLATSTTAQPISTTGAAVSTIATSTIQYKDIGIILKVKPQVNDSGLVSLEISQEVSQLGENVIVGGTSNPQILKTEATTNMVARDGQTIIIGGLIREDSSKSVSGIPFLSRIPLIGTLFSSTNDDKLRSEIIMLLTPHVVRSLQEAENVTAGYVERYRGTARDSEIDQFLQKGIPQGKQSGNKGSGNGDASLPGSASVPPQANP